From the Palaemon carinicauda isolate YSFRI2023 chromosome 4, ASM3689809v2, whole genome shotgun sequence genome, the window GCGTTGTAATGCGCTTTGATTATTTAGTaatattacatttttttaactttttttctcacAGCTCTTGTGGTGATAGCTGGTTTTCAAAGTTATTTAACAGCCTCCGCATACCATTATATATGACTCATAGATGTTTATTTTtctggagattctatttttttttttcaaaaccacttttctggaattttttttttcaaaactatttttttttaaattaaaattttcgtgTACATTATTACTATAGTCCCTACAATGATACTTGCACCACACTTAAGcttaataatatttccattattattattattcccaatatTATGTATCAAACCAAAATCCTAATTAAAATGGTATTGTGATTGTACAGTATTTTAAAAAAATTTTGGAAAGGGTAAGAGGGAGAGTGAATAATATTCCAGTAATAAATGTGTTTTGAGAAAAATTTTAGGCTATAATATGTAGGCAAGTGGTATAGTAAGGCGagaaaatatactgtaattatattttcatgtgTGGAGGTTATGGTGTAAGCATTCATCGAAGGTAGTTTGCGATTGTTTCTCGCAGACATCAGTACGTTGGACATTTAAATGGAAAGGAAATGGGAACAGGTAAAGTACAGTAGTTCCAGACTGCAAAGTTGGCAAAAAAGCTAGGTTACTAGAATCAAAGGATTTCCATAAAGACAAATTATGCGTACAATGTACTGCATGAGATGCCAGAAGCCACTACCTCCCCCTATCAACTAGGATAATTGTCTAGGTACGGTGGTTGATTTTACATTGGTCAGCAATTGTCCTTCCCCAAATGCGTGTGACAAGGGGTTTTTAGTGTTGACCTGCAATGCGTGTGACAAGGGGTTTTTAGTGTTGACCTGCAATGCAGTCCCATACCAACCCCCCAAAAATGACTTGTATTATTATAGCTCTTCCACAATATATGCATATTAGATAAGTGGTGCTAAATTTATCAGAATTTTCGtgaaacttttattgaaaattaaccAGTTTTAAGTAATAATTCCCCAAAAATAACTTCAGCAGTTTTATTGAGAATAAATATAACCCACTTTTTTATGCAGGTGCGTGTTGTTTTGAGAGTATCTCCCAAAATAACGGTGACGGAAGGTGAATCGGAGGTCTTGACCTTAGATAAACGACGCCGTCAAGTAACCCTTGTCGAACCTCAAGCAAAACAACCCCAAGAGAGGGTCGGTGTGGCTGCTCCAAAAATGTTTGCCTTTGACCAAGTCTACAACCAGGAAGACCCACAGGTGAGAGACTAAAGGTTATCaggatttaaacttttttttctatctagAAAATGGGAACACTGGAGTTTCATAAATTTCCAAATAATTACTGATAGAGACATTTACTCACTTTAATGATGAAAGTTACATCTTTTCAATAGCCATTCATTAAATACTCTTGGATATATTACTGTTTTTTCAAGATTACAGTTACATTATTTTTTGTAGATTTGGCTATGTATCCGACATAGTGTTTCATATTTTATGTCAGGAATATCCTACTATATTACTCCTATTCTTATAGAATATAAAACGTCTTCTAATATACCTTTACTGTATTCATCAATTGACAGAATGAAGTTGTCACTGGAGCAGTTGTAGATGTCTTACATGCTGTGCTAGCAGGGAATGATGGCTGTGTGTTATGTTTTGGAGGGGCTGATTTAGGTAAAACCTACACCATGCTGGGATCACACACGGGTCCTGGAGAACTAGGTGTTATGCCATCTTCTATAGCATGGTTATACCGAGCCATTGTTGAGCAGAAGGCGAAAAGTGGTGCCAGATTCAGTGTTAGAGTATCTGCTGTTGCAGTTGATGCTGCTGGTGCAATGCTTACTGATCTTCTCGCCGAATATGCGCAAGGTATTGATTTCCTGTTTTCAACCTTGACAGTTTTCTTAATACTGACACAAGAGACTTGTTTATTTACCTGTAAATGTATATTGTATCATTAAATCAGTAATATAAATTTGATTTATCACTGAGTAAAGtaactttttttaaatataaattttatcttgCAGAAGGCGAAGCATCTCCTGGTGCATTACTGCGTGATACAACAGGAGGTTACCTATCTTCAGTAGCTGAGCTTAGAGCGCCCTCACCTGAAACAGCCGCACATTATTTGGATGTTGCCATTGCTGCTCGTTCTTCACATGCTCATTCTCAAGTCCAGTCTTCTCAACCTGCCCCTCCTCCTGGATCTGCCACTTTACTCTACACTTTACATATTTATCAGTATGCTGTTGACAAGTCAGGAAAAGGAGGAGGTAATACATGAGTATTTGTTTATTTTGTAGAGAATTGGATTTTGTTTTACTTATTTGAATGCAAGATGTTTTATCATTCTATATTATCCATAATGAagtaagaaatacaaaatatattactaGTTCTCATTAAAGCTTTGATGTTCTAATTTTTGCTTTTACAGTTGTTGGTGGGCGTAGCCGTCTTCATATGATTGACGTTGGGGATGTAAGTGGGAGTAATGGAGGGATGTCTTTGTCTGCCCTGACTTCTGTTCTCTTAGCAATATTTAATGGTCAACGTTACCTTCCACAtcgtgaaaacaaattaacaatgttACTTAGAGAAGCTCTGGGATCTGTAACTTGTCATGCTGCAATGGTTGTACATATTTCTCCTTCACCACGGCATGCTCAACACACACTAGCTACTCTGCAATTAGCTTCTCGAGTCCACCGGATGAGACGCAAGAAACTAAAGGTACCTATTCATTCAAGTGCTTGCTTCTGTTACTTTTCAAGTTCAGTGATAAAGAATGAGACATTTACTATTTTAGTAGAATATTTTCCATCCTTAGTACCAATGAATTTTAAGCTTTactttgtgaacatgaaaatgtaaACTTAATTTGAAATTTTTGTAAACTACTACCTATCTAATGAAGAGTATTGTACTCGTTAGGATTTTTTAAGAGAATTAGGTGTTGCAAATAATTACATGGACACATGACAGTTGTGCTAATTATCTTTGGAATATTTTCAGGGTATTGGTGGTTCAAATTCTGGAGGTAGTTCTGAGGGTTCTCGTAGTCGATCTTCCGGTGGAGATACGTCAGCTGGTTCCTCATCTATAGATTTCTCCTCATCAGAGCAGTCTTGTGATACAGTCATTTACATTGGTGGTGGTGGTCCTGGTGATGCAACAGATAATGAACATCCCCCAGTGTTTATGCCTCATCATACTAATCAGCAAATGTGGCCCATTACTCGACTTCGATCAATGGAACATTTGAGGCCTCACTCTGCATCGCCTACTCCTGCCCATACCCGACGTGCTGCATCAGCCAGCCCAACACCAACTTCTCGCTCAGTACCCAATGGAAGATCACATGGAAAACCAAGACCACCCCCTAGAACAGTTAGTAATGCAAATAGTCCTCTCAGTAGTGGGAAAGTAACTCCTGGTGGTAGCTTCATACGCCACCAACCTGGGGTGAGTCATGTTGCATATAATAAAGTGGGTCAAAAACCTCTCCTTTCTTCATTCAAACCACAAGTTACGCTAGGTCCCCTGGTGCCTGGTGATTTAAGGCATTTCAATTATAATGCTTATGAGGAGCCAAATAATCTCGTACCAACATACAGGCAAACTGGTAATCATCCTCAACAGACTATTCTGTTACATCAACAGCAACAACCActtcaaccacaacaacaacaggaacaacaTAAACAGcagcaacatcaacatcaacagcagcagcaacaacagcaacaacaacagccacagcagcagcagcagcaacaacaactccAACAGCTAAGTCAAAAGCATATCCAACAACAATTGAAGCAGCAACATTTATACTTGCTACAGCACCCCCAAACAAAGCAGCAGCAAATTCAGCAACAGCAGCAAATTCAACACTTTCAATTGTATCAGCAACAGAAACAACTTCAAAGTCAACAACAGAGTTTACAGCAGCCAGGCCAACAGCAAAGCATGCAACAGCAATACCAACATCAAACTTTCCAACAACAGCATCTACAGTTACAGCAACAGCAATTGAAACTACAACAGCTTCAACAGCAACAACTTGCTCAGCAATCAAATCGATTAAATGCAAAGAATCCAACTGATGGAGTAGTGTCTGACGAACAGTGGATTGATGGCCCAAGGGTTCATAAGTCACGTGTGGCAGCTgcacaaaagatgaaaaaagaaaaatcagaaacTTGGGTTGATGGTCCACAAGTTACCCCTATAGGTTATGGTTTTATGGATGATCATAAAAAAACTATGATAGAAAGATGGGTAGCAGTTCAGACAGCCCAGGTTGTACAACAGCTGGAGCAACAGCAAACTGTCCCACCTCAAACTCCAACACAGAATTCTACCACTCAAGAACAGTTCACTCATCTTACTCAATTCCGCACTTGTGAAGAATCTACGTTAGACAGTGATCAAGACACCCTGAGTGAAGATCCACCCTCTGGTGCAGGTCAGGCAAACGGCACAAGTACTACTATGCCACCACAACCTAATCTCATTGAAGAGCTAGAACGTAAAAACTTGATACCAGCTGAAGATCCCAAACCCCCCGAAGAACCTGATCCACCATCTAATGAAGCAGAATCACTACCAAAAGAATGCACTGTAGATGAGAAGAGTACTGAACCACATTGTTCACCAGATGAAGCTTCTGTAGCAGATGAGCCTTCAATTGATGATATATGTTCTCAGTGTGAAGCATTAGCTGAAGAGTGTGAAGAACTGAGCTCTCTTTTGTCTTGTGAAGAGGAAGAATGTAAAAGACAAGCACACCAAGGTTTAGGTAAGCTGCTTAAAGATTATTCAGTGTACATAGGTTATACTATAAATGGGGTTGATAAACAAGTTACTGTATGCAACCTACCATACAATTCACCATTTGTGTATTGTTTTTACTAATGAACTCCTTTTTAATTCCATGCATGTTAATTTAGTACTTGTAATATCATAAACACATTCTTTTTTAATACTCCAAGTCAAGAGATTTTATGTAAAATGAATGAATTCGCTTATAATGTTTAAACACTTTCAGCCAAAGCAGGCAGTAATTGTAGACTCTGGGCTGGGCACTACAGTAGTGTATAATAATTTAATGTATACATTGATGGATATACAGTTGTCTAACTCACTCAGTGCACTTGGCGAGTGGTGAGTGAAAAGTTGAATGCTTCACTAACACTGGTAGAGAGAATTGTGGAATGAAGCATAGACTGATTTAATGTCGTGTCTTACCGGTTACTGTGCATgcagccgtattattattattagctaagctacaactctacttggaaaagcaagatgctataagcccatgggctccaacaggaaaaaagtagcccaatgaggaaaagaaataaggaaataaaaaaactacattaGAGGTAATGAATGtacacatttgtgtttttcttttacaGATGGAATTACTGTTATCATTACACCTTTGTGTTTTACATTTAGAGGCAAGATTACTGTCTTATCATTATTTTGATGCTTCAGTGGCCTGGTTTGTAAGGTCCCATAGAAATTTTACAAGGTACCCGTGTTATACAGTTTTAACAGAAATTAGGAGTCTTCATATGatacaccatttatatatatatatatatatatatatatatatatatatatatatatatatatatatatatgaaaaaaaaataaacttcttgAATGCTATGGTTTTTGAATTAGCTATGAAAATTTGGATTATAATTATCATCAAGTATTTTTAAGTTCAAAGATTCAGGAAGCGTACCAAAAAAATGAAAAGGTAGCTTTGACTCATACATGTATTTACAGTATTGGTGTATGCATATGCATGGCAATACATATCCTTAAGAACCTAAATAGTCTGTAGTGACCTTGATACAGCCTGAAAGAAGTCCCTATACTGCAACATTATCAcagtttttaaaattaattatgcAGAACTTCCAATCAGATTTTCTCACTTACTATGCAGAACCTTCCACATTCTCAAGTATCATGGGATCATTATCTGCTCATTTGAGTTTGTAAATTGTAGAATATGTCGATTGAATTTCCCTTGCTTTGCATCCTATCTCACAatatgtatattgtacagtatttgacaactaaaaaaaaaatgtttattacaGCAACGGTGTTAGAAGAGCCTGAATTAGAAGCAGCAATAGGAACAGACATTGAAGAGCTTGGgaaagatgatggtgatgaaacgGGACATGAGGCAGATGAAGAAGAAAGTACAACCCCTCAAAGAGGATGGATAAGACGATCGCTAGCCTCCTCGGGAACACATCATTCCACAGAACTAATTGAAGTTCAGATTCCTGATTACCCTGTGATCACGGTTGACACATGCATACAGGTAATTATTTACCACAGGTGTATAATTGGCATAGTAATTTTTTGGAGAATATTTTAAGGGTAGTTTATAGACATTGCAATATTTTAAGGGTAGTTTATAGACATTGCAATTATAAAAAAATGAATGTCTTTTAAGACAAAATTCAAATAGTGGTAATTTTACTGGCAACAGGTAGTAAACATAAGGGATATTCCTTcagatatagattttattttaaagaatGGAAACTACTCTGAAGATACCGTTGTTATGTGTTTGGTACACTTCTCTGTCTACTCCTCTAGGATATGCTGTGAAAAATTAATATCGTATATAAAGGTTCTATTCAATAGGTTCTGTAGAATGTTGAAAGCTCATATCTTAAGGTctaaaatttttcttataaaactcatgtacatacctgtatatatatactgtatatagaaaaggCATCTACTCTTACAGAAAGGCATTTAAAGCCCTTTTCTTGTAAACAACAAGAAAAAGTACAAATTTGTGCGTCCAAAGTTTAGTTaagaatatgtgggtagttcagtTCAACAAAACTGTTGACTACCAGATTTTTTGTACAGAGTTATTAGGTCAAGAACCATTCTACCACCCAGTAAGCCTCCTCAGTATACTAGAAGAGAACATTATTATGGCTCTTGTAATGTaaattttatactgtatacatgtttttATAACTCATCTTGAGACCAGCTTAGATTGCTAGAAACATTTTATGTAGAAAACTTAAACCTAGTTTTGATGACTTTGCCTTTTAAcagaaatgttttaatttattaATCTAATTTCTAGACTTTATATCAATAAGTAAAATTGTTTTGAACTTCACAGAACCTAATAAGTTCCTCAATCAACTGTTTTCCTTTGTCTGATGATTCACCACGATTACTTTTCATACATTATATAGAATTGTACAGACTAGTTAGGGATGGTAAAGCATAGTTTGAGatgcaggagaaaaaaaaaattactaactaAGATTTATGCTTTTTATTGGTTAAAAAAGGGTAACGTAGACAAAGAAAATGTAGTCTTTGAAATTGCCAGGCAGCTTTTAACAACCTATGTTTTTTCGCCCTTATACAGACTGGTTTGTTTGCCAACAGCAAAGTGGTTGCTTTGGTGAGCATCATAACAACATTAACATTGAGGATCGACTTCACTAGCACCAACTTactttatcatgaaaaaaaaaaaaaaacggcatacTTTTTAATAACAAAAAATTGTCTCAATAAACAAAATATCTTTAGCGAAAGCTGAAACTAGCTATAAACTTTTTAGCAAGGTAAAACAGCCCACCACTAGTTTAGTCGTGGGTGGGATAAA encodes:
- the LOC137640057 gene encoding uncharacterized protein isoform X1 — translated: MRAFIRDHRTMAVTDWPAAIMVGGDRRHPLLAQLPSATQHPTSSTARSHIVGVPSVGVPGVGVKLMQEPGFAANDSHLYARDLQMGMRYRGDSSRNPESFLGYGIKYPPPLGSALTQGKAQLGPEEELRRHRTLSPGSQSSAAASFLARASQLTAPSSSSSPSRQEERERRRRRRRDSGERDRESSGRRSKNANERGEDRRGTLPTDYRAALAKFAPPVPHTLLKKIGCRDVQGLGKVRVVLRVSPKITVTEGESEVLTLDKRRRQVTLVEPQAKQPQERVGVAAPKMFAFDQVYNQEDPQNEVVTGAVVDVLHAVLAGNDGCVLCFGGADLGKTYTMLGSHTGPGELGVMPSSIAWLYRAIVEQKAKSGARFSVRVSAVAVDAAGAMLTDLLAEYAQEGEASPGALLRDTTGGYLSSVAELRAPSPETAAHYLDVAIAARSSHAHSQVQSSQPAPPPGSATLLYTLHIYQYAVDKSGKGGVVGGRSRLHMIDVGDVSGSNGGMSLSALTSVLLAIFNGQRYLPHRENKLTMLLREALGSVTCHAAMVVHISPSPRHAQHTLATLQLASRVHRMRRKKLKGIGGSNSGGSSEGSRSRSSGGDTSAGSSSIDFSSSEQSCDTVIYIGGGGPGDATDNEHPPVFMPHHTNQQMWPITRLRSMEHLRPHSASPTPAHTRRAASASPTPTSRSVPNGRSHGKPRPPPRTVSNANSPLSSGKVTPGGSFIRHQPGVSHVAYNKVGQKPLLSSFKPQVTLGPLVPGDLRHFNYNAYEEPNNLVPTYRQTGNHPQQTILLHQQQQPLQPQQQQEQHKQQQHQHQQQQQQQQQQQPQQQQQQQQLQQLSQKHIQQQLKQQHLYLLQHPQTKQQQIQQQQQIQHFQLYQQQKQLQSQQQSLQQPGQQQSMQQQYQHQTFQQQHLQLQQQQLKLQQLQQQQLAQQSNRLNAKNPTDGVVSDEQWIDGPRVHKSRVAAAQKMKKEKSETWVDGPQVTPIGYGFMDDHKKTMIERWVAVQTAQVVQQLEQQQTVPPQTPTQNSTTQEQFTHLTQFRTCEESTLDSDQDTLSEDPPSGAGQANGTSTTMPPQPNLIEELERKNLIPAEDPKPPEEPDPPSNEAESLPKECTVDEKSTEPHCSPDEASVADEPSIDDICSQCEALAEECEELSSLLSCEEEECKRQAHQGLATVLEEPELEAAIGTDIEELGKDDGDETGHEADEEESTTPQRGWIRRSLASSGTHHSTELIEVQIPDYPVITVDTCIQVCEEDIIRALADTPCQSEVMSVETSDDHPLRVLSEENLTCASTFTDSYSQMGETGDEDDSDDENSRPFSLFEVTDYGRVCQDLSMALQSDVSNKNLHELAKIHDLYRTLARQSPRVHTGGPRLQAATLAEILANSRDSLLEDQKPPLEDDSICSEPVHAEGKLCRHCNKKQLRHGDSILKLESALRSKSMWLSRPLELEDSASDKCIGTDDIDLPEDHCTCDVQSDLVPYIPSMFFNFSSMKNNSSASNLTLTQQASNSSLQLKDVPLADSTENFVDRVPINGISLPEYIEDLEANVVLCNPVQYDYSKDSDVNDDRTVTGKSDNESDCVSNISEDSEYMMQTSKLSKFLCVGVGKSKSKSPYKVAKQNNNKIVENKKNVAKTKESKVKVPVKSRENSKSPDRNSKNLIKSPSRVVSQSVAKQNTSRRSDNASVRMRWGKSARVGATKSPALASRSSYRYTCTLMYPPDAPTPTEGYDSGHDSGAATQGSATPLENPEAWRTTQNLQPHKHHPHPHQHPAANSGSLGTNPSLGESSGYESIPRDSECSSFSSSQDSEMDEEHRRDAQAQSLALSQHQLKPPVPSCSAKLEVENWSEDDVKRYEGRPRAAEIPQLRASRQQVLSLKATQKSLKADLAQAKGNLNVPSDSWNYELHVKDDLPLDHSTFVEALARETHILKKRVAAARSRVLVVTAFLPKQQSETLIN